The DNA segment TTCGCCGGCAGCATGCTCGGCACCTGGAAGAAGACCGGTtacgccgccgtccccgtcccgGTCGGCGGCGTCGCCTACTACGTCATGCCGCCGGCGGGGCTATCCCACGCCGCCACCTACGCCGCGTCGCTCCTCGCGTCGTGCGCGCTCTTCTCCGGGGCTTGGGTGGAGGTGTCCAGGTCGTCGGCTCAGGACGTCGCGAGGCAGCTCTCGGCGCAGTGCCTCGCCTTGCACGGGGCGCGCGAGCGCGACGCTGCTCTCCGCTCGCACCTCAGCCGCTACATCTCGACAGCCGCCGCGCTCGGCGGCCTCTGCGTCGGAGCTCTCACCATCCTCGCCGACATGACCGGCGCCATTGGCTCCGGCACTGgaatcctcctcgccgccaccgtcgtctaCAATCTCGTCGACGCCTTTCAGAAAGAGGAGTAGCCGAGTAGGGTTCGTTTTAGtcattactccctctgttttataatgtaagtcattttagcatttcccacattcatattgatattaatgaatctagacatatatatctatttagattcat comes from the Oryza glaberrima chromosome 9, OglaRS2, whole genome shotgun sequence genome and includes:
- the LOC127785174 gene encoding uncharacterized protein LOC127785174 — protein: MGLLATCVVLLATVFLEGFRVMLPLRSRDARGRQLVLPIKLLYTSTMPVVLHSAAVSSLYTVSQLLHYSRFAGSMLGTWKKTGYAAVPVPVGGVAYYVMPPAGLSHAATYAASLLASCALFSGAWVEVSRSSAQDVARQLSAQCLALHGARERDAALRSHLSRYISTAAALGGLCVGALTILADMTGAIGSGTGILLAATVVYNLVDAFQKEE